GAAATTATATTATTTTTAACTTTAATACTAATCTCTTTAACAGTATTTAGCAATTCTTCGCGAGAGCCATAGCTTAAAGCTAGGGTTAAAGTCATTCTTGTATTGTCTTTTGTTTGCTCTATAACTTCGTGAAGTTCTTTAAAAACTTTTTTAGGTAAGCTTTTTAAATTACCTATGGCAGAGAGCTTTATATTGTTGTCTTGAAGTGTTTTGATTTCTTTTTTTAATGAAGACACTAAAAGCTTCATAAGGGTTTGGACTTCTAACTTTGGACGGTTCCAATTTTCGGTAGAAAACGCATAAAGTGTTAGGTTTTCTATACCAAGTTCTGCACAAGTTTCAACTGTTTCTTTTACTGATTTTGTACCGTTTTCATGACCAAAAGCACGCATCATGCCTTGTTGTTTTGCCCAACGCCCATTGCCATCCATAATAATAGCAATGTGTTTTGGTAGTTCTTTACTTTGTACGCTTTCCTTTAAGTCCATTTTTAATTTATACAATAACATGGTCTTTCTCCAAATGTATAGGTCAAGGTAATACCCGAAAACACATACCAGTCATTATTATTAATATTGCCAAATCGGTATTCCAAGTGACTTGCATCGTTGGGGAGACTACCCTCTATTCCATCTGAAAATGTATAACGTGCCCCTACTTCCATACCTAAAATAAAATTACCTAAAAAATTTGTTTTAACCCCTAGCGCCATAGGAATCCCATAAGCCCAACTTGAATTATTTTCGTCAGTTTGTACACCATTTAAAAAGTAATAATTAGTATGGTGAGCAGCACTTATACCTGTATATAAGTATGGTGTTGCCAATTTTCTGCCAGAATGCAAATTAAAATCCATAAAGGTAAACTCCATACCCGCAGCGATTTCTAATAAATTTGAGTTAAAATAATAATCTCTTTCAACACGTCTTGGATCATCAGATTTACTATCATCAGTCTCTAAGTCGGAATATATTAAAGAAATTCTCCA
The genomic region above belongs to Mariniflexile litorale and contains:
- a CDS encoding isoprenyl transferase codes for the protein MDLKESVQSKELPKHIAIIMDGNGRWAKQQGMMRAFGHENGTKSVKETVETCAELGIENLTLYAFSTENWNRPKLEVQTLMKLLVSSLKKEIKTLQDNNIKLSAIGNLKSLPKKVFKELHEVIEQTKDNTRMTLTLALSYGSREELLNTVKEISIKVKNNIISPEKIDESIINEHLYTRNLPDVDLLIRTSGEQRISNFLLWQIAYAELYFTSVLWPDFTKQHLYEAIIEYQKRERRFGKTSEQLS
- a CDS encoding DUF6089 family protein; protein product: MRHLTILILSILSVQLSHSQINELGVFVGGSNFIGDVGATDYISPNSPALGILYKWNRSPRHSWRISLIYSDLETDDSKSDDPRRVERDYYFNSNLLEIAAGMEFTFMDFNLHSGRKLATPYLYTGISAAHHTNYYFLNGVQTDENNSSWAYGIPMALGVKTNFLGNFILGMEVGARYTFSDGIEGSLPNDASHLEYRFGNINNNDWYVFSGITLTYTFGERPCYCIN